Proteins encoded together in one Impatiens glandulifera chromosome 1, dImpGla2.1, whole genome shotgun sequence window:
- the LOC124921764 gene encoding YDG domain-containing protein At5g47150-like, with the protein MIRIHKIIYDNLLNEDKGTNTRDKTRPCTRAANIVKENFFKCVPIVGAIPGVEIGDKFNNRTELSLIGLHLPKQPGIASNSTTNNKCEFRICVSIVASENDYENDMKDPNYLVYSGHGGLIKKNKGEGKDQKLKGGNLTLANSKIQKNEVRVIRGRMENGKNVYIYYGLYVVEDWYKTRGKSGNLIYKFCLKRIPGQPPIQNA; encoded by the coding sequence ATGATAAGGATTCATAAAATTATCTATGATAATTTATTGAATGAGGATAAAGGTACGAACACGAGGGATAAGACTAGGCCATGCACAAGAGCTGCAAACATTGTTAAGGAAAATTTTTTCAAATGTGTACCGATAGTTGGTGCTATCCCGGGGGTAGAAATAGGTGACAAGTTCAATAATAGGACTGAACTTTCCCTTATAGGCCTTCATTTGCCCAAACAACCTGGAATTGCCTCTAATTCCACTACAAACAATAAATGTGAGTTTAGGATATGTGTATCAATAGTTGCTAGCGAAAATGATTATGAGAATGACATGAAAGACCCCAACTATTTGGTCTATTCTGGTCATGGAGGATTGATAAAGAAGAATAAGGGAGAAGGGAAGGATCAAAAACTGAAAGGAGGCAACTTGACTTTGGCGAATagcaaaatccaaaaaaatgaagttagggTGATCCGTGGAAGAATGGAGAATGGGAAGAATGTATACATATACTATGGGTTATATGTGGTAGAAGATTGGTACAAAACTAGAGGGAAATCTGGGAACTTGATTTACAAGTTTTGCTTGAAAAGAATTCCTGGACAGCCACCTATACAAAATGCCTAA